The following are encoded together in the Campylobacter devanensis genome:
- a CDS encoding flagellin B, translating into MGFRINTNVAALNAHANSVVNDRALTGSLGRLSSGLRIQTAADDASGMAIADSLRSQANSLGQAISNGNDAVGIIQTADKAMDEQIKILDTIKTKAIQAAQDGQNADSRRALQNDISRLLEELDMIATTTSFNGQQLLNGNFSNKNFQIGAYSNETAKVSIGATNSNTIGHTRFETLNNAVYSVYSNISAQDFIVKISGVDGYPNGYTFQTLSGTIIQKDGYKAIAEMMNGVSDKTGVRVEVNNTQIFNDVVSAGSIKNLMINGVTIGNITVKANDSDNVLIGAINAKKDETGVEASLENGRLVLAAKDGRAIRIGAFSGASFMGGDTAGASAGSDGGGALFLGTMTFIRQDARDIKVGINGISQISGFTNGGGSITAVSVASTAYNQASVNLKYMNAGTIVSDMAKAMGFFRGGELSTGTAQAGGVNTYAGAQAMVDVAESARKTLDKLRADLGSVQNQLIATLNNITVTQVNVKSAESQIRDVDFASESANFSKYNILAQSGSYAMSQANAVQQNVLKLLQ; encoded by the coding sequence ATGGGTTTTAGAATAAATACAAACGTAGCAGCCTTAAATGCGCATGCTAACTCTGTAGTAAATGATAGAGCACTTACTGGCTCTCTTGGTCGCCTTAGCTCAGGTCTTAGAATTCAAACAGCAGCTGATGATGCTTCTGGTATGGCTATTGCTGATAGTCTTCGCTCTCAAGCTAACTCCTTAGGTCAAGCCATATCTAATGGTAATGATGCTGTAGGTATCATCCAAACTGCTGATAAAGCTATGGATGAACAGATTAAAATACTTGATACTATTAAAACTAAAGCTATCCAAGCAGCACAAGATGGTCAAAATGCTGATTCTAGAAGAGCACTTCAAAATGATATTAGCAGACTTCTTGAAGAACTAGATATGATAGCTACTACTACAAGCTTTAATGGCCAACAGTTACTAAATGGAAATTTTTCAAACAAAAACTTCCAAATAGGTGCTTATAGTAATGAAACTGCAAAAGTAAGCATAGGTGCTACAAACTCAAATACTATAGGGCATACTAGGTTTGAGACACTAAATAATGCGGTTTATTCAGTTTATTCTAATATTTCAGCTCAAGATTTTATTGTAAAAATCAGTGGTGTTGATGGATATCCTAATGGCTATACATTCCAAACATTATCTGGAACAATTATTCAAAAAGATGGTTATAAAGCAATAGCTGAAATGATGAATGGTGTAAGCGATAAAACTGGTGTAAGAGTTGAAGTTAATAATACTCAAATATTTAACGATGTGGTTAGTGCTGGTAGTATTAAAAATCTAATGATAAATGGCGTAACTATTGGAAATATTACCGTAAAAGCTAATGATTCTGACAATGTCCTAATTGGAGCAATTAACGCTAAAAAAGATGAAACCGGAGTAGAAGCAAGCCTTGAAAATGGTAGATTAGTATTAGCTGCTAAAGATGGTAGAGCTATAAGAATCGGAGCATTTTCAGGTGCAAGCTTTATGGGTGGTGATACTGCTGGAGCGTCTGCAGGAAGTGATGGTGGTGGTGCTTTATTTTTAGGGACTATGACATTTATTCGCCAAGATGCTAGGGATATTAAAGTTGGAATTAATGGAATATCTCAAATATCTGGATTTACAAATGGCGGTGGAAGTATTACAGCAGTAAGCGTTGCTTCAACTGCATATAATCAAGCTAGTGTAAATTTAAAATATATGAATGCTGGTACAATTGTTTCAGATATGGCTAAAGCAATGGGATTTTTTAGAGGTGGCGAACTTTCTACTGGAACAGCTCAAGCTGGAGGAGTTAACACATATGCAGGCGCTCAAGCTATGGTTGATGTAGCTGAATCAGCTAGAAAAACTCTAGACAAGCTAAGAGCTGACCTAGGTTCAGTACAAAACCAATTAATAGCTACACTAAATAACATCACAGTTACTCAAGTAAATGTAAAATCAGCTGAATCTCAAATAAGAGATGTAGACTTTGCTAGTGAGAGTGCAAACTTCTCTAAATATAACATTCTAGCCCAAAGTGGAAGCTACGCTATGAGTCAAGCAAATGCTGTACAGCAAAATGTCTTAAAGCTGCTACAATAA
- a CDS encoding UDP-N-acetylglucosamine 4,6-dehydratase codes for MIDVLNLIGRSESLFDSDMARLKDELNERISSSKFLVVGGAGSIGSAVVKEIFAREPMRLDVVDISENNLVELVRDIRSSYGYIQGEFATYAIDAGSNIFKALIDGNKYDYVLNLSALKHVRSEKDPYTLMRLIQTNIFNSDELMKRSKRYFTVSSDKAANPANMMGASKRIMEMFAFYRSNLTPVSMARFANVAFSDGSLLHGFEQRIKKLQPIVAPNDVRRYFITPKESGELCLLSAIFGENREIFFPKLDEKLNLIKFSDIAVRYLHSKGYEPYICKNEDEARAKAAQLAQNGQWACLFGSSDTTGEKDYEEFYTDNEQLDMERFASIGVIENEPVINGAGLNTFEANIKSMIADGKFDKDAIMAEFMQVLPEFNHIEKGRYLDAKM; via the coding sequence ATGATTGATGTTTTAAATCTTATAGGTAGGAGTGAGTCGCTATTTGATAGTGATATGGCTAGACTTAAAGATGAATTAAATGAGCGTATTTCTAGTTCTAAATTTTTAGTAGTTGGTGGCGCTGGTAGTATCGGCTCAGCGGTAGTAAAAGAGATATTTGCTAGAGAGCCAATGCGTCTTGATGTAGTTGATATTAGTGAAAATAACTTAGTAGAGTTAGTGCGTGATATTAGAAGTAGTTATGGCTATATACAAGGTGAGTTTGCTACCTATGCTATAGATGCTGGTTCAAATATATTTAAAGCGTTGATAGATGGTAATAAGTATGATTATGTGCTAAATTTAAGCGCTTTAAAACATGTAAGAAGTGAAAAGGATCCATATACATTAATGCGACTAATCCAAACAAATATATTCAATAGTGATGAATTGATGAAACGCTCAAAAAGATATTTCACTGTTAGTAGCGATAAAGCAGCCAATCCTGCTAATATGATGGGGGCTAGTAAACGAATTATGGAGATGTTTGCATTTTACAGATCAAATTTAACACCAGTAAGTATGGCTAGATTTGCAAATGTCGCCTTTAGCGATGGAAGCTTATTACACGGATTTGAACAACGAATCAAAAAGCTCCAGCCAATTGTAGCACCAAATGATGTTCGTAGATATTTTATAACACCTAAGGAATCTGGCGAATTATGTTTATTAAGTGCGATATTTGGAGAAAATAGAGAGATTTTCTTTCCAAAGCTAGATGAGAAGCTAAATTTGATAAAATTCAGTGATATAGCTGTGCGTTATCTACATTCTAAAGGCTATGAGCCATATATATGTAAAAATGAAGATGAGGCTAGAGCAAAGGCTGCTCAACTAGCGCAAAATGGACAATGGGCGTGCCTATTTGGTAGTAGTGATACAACCGGCGAGAAAGATTATGAGGAGTTTTACACAGATAATGAGCAGTTAGATATGGAGCGGTTTGCTAGTATTGGCGTGATAGAGAATGAGCCGGTGATAAATGGGGCAGGTCTAAATACATTTGAGGCAAATATAAAATCAATGATAGCAGATGGAAAATTTGATAAAGATGCGATAATGGCGGAATTTATGCAAGTTTTACCTGAGTTTAATCACATAGAAAAAGGGAGATATCTAGATGCAAAAATGTAA